One region of Vigna radiata var. radiata cultivar VC1973A unplaced genomic scaffold, Vradiata_ver6 scaffold_275, whole genome shotgun sequence genomic DNA includes:
- the LOC106754870 gene encoding uncharacterized protein LOC106754870 isoform X1: MSSNEEVKIPLKYWVDDKRNRVIVAEASGDFVDVLFSFLSLPLGTIIRLLDTLDHVERVNTSEKQGPDNGSEQQEGRNNASEQLEGGVNGSEQLEARSEQQEGRQNTSEQQQRRDNTSKQQEGTGGINKLCQSFKDRLRLRNRSEQQARLGCINELYKSVHSLETDVFRNKICQKMLHSPRNPLESSCQRLKVKVDDSEPTQYFMCHNCAKKGSNLLVSSYCGVKCDCDSLMRKEIELLEETAGDDGVFVKGKAMFFIYDNLTVRRSSPSEFIKPGQKKLKEYKEDFLDREKILKILKQALTSKTPLSDVLLGNTTSKRSVSFSRVIGSIHSKHYLEIKVMVSKSKNKIEFVEADGDFVDFLASFLTTPLGYTLNLKNNKLSCWPIPLLASILKLRNGKLSLGSIRNLYKSVKNLDPSWFIESSNKSLLNPKVAPYFGCERNPLSNSSQDDTAKYWYGLGEMKNEKGRIICEKRMISKKQDMVQQPKDIKMLDPRSSDRKKSDGVGFMKRPCLFVVWDDLKLSPLTSTSLPISFSGSDNLLSTDLEEHLLKINKAKAINLLRASLTSDKGAFTRSLSCLLWKWRLQRFIPLWGWLRNKRNKKREKRKRQKSEKYIKLLNEKKEKEKKKQEISAAETKKKKEEINNNNSVQKPKEEVKA, from the exons ATGTCTTCCAACGAAGAGGTAAAAATCCCTTTGAAATATTGGGTGGACGATAAAAGAAATCGTGTGATTGTAGCAGAAGCAAGTGGGGACTTCGTAGATGTTCTCTTCAGTTTCCTTAGCCTTCCATTGGGAACTATCATCCGCCTTTTGGACACCTTGGACCATGTAGAGCGTGTGAACACCTCTGAAAAACAGGGGCCTGACAACGGCTCTGAACAACAAGAAGGGCGCAACAACGCCTCTGAACAACTAGAAGGGGGCGTCAACGGCTCTGAGCAACTAGAAGCTCGCTCTGAACAACAAGAAGGACGTCAGAACACCTCTGAACAACAACAAAGGCGTGACAACACCTCTAAACAACAAGAAGGAACTGGTGGCATCAATAAGTTGTGCCAGAGTTTTAAGGATCGGTTGAGGCTTCGCAACAGATCTGAACAACAAGCACGACTTGGTTGCATCAACGAGCTGTACAAGAGTGTTCATAGTTTGGAGACTGATGTTTTCAGGAACAAGATCTGCCAGAAAATGTTGCATTCTCCGCGCAACCCCTTAGAGAGCTCTTGCCAGAGGCTAAAAGTGAAAGTGGATGATTCAGAACCCACACAGTATTTCATGTGTCATAACTGTGCAAAAAAAGGAAGTAATTTGTTGGTGAGTTCGTATTGTGGTGTAAAGTGCGACTGCGACTCATTGATGAGGAAAGAAATAGAACTGCTAGAAGAGACTGCTGGTGACGATGGCGTTTTTGTTAAAGGAAAGGCTATGTTCTTCATCTATGATAACTTGACAGTACGCCGAAGCTCTCCAAGTGAATTCATTAAACCTGGAcagaaaaaactaaaagaatataaagaagACTTTCTTGACAGAGAAAAG ATACTTAAGATACTGAAGCAAGCATTAACCTCCAAAACCCCTCTTAGTGATGTATTATTGGGAAACACAACATCCAAGCGATCGGTCTCTTTCTCACGAGTTATTGGCtcaattcattccaaacatTATTTAGAAATCAAGGTAATGGTGAGTAAATCAAAAAACAAGATTGAATTTGTTGAAGCAGATGGGGATTTTGTCGATTTTCTGGCCAGCTTCCTCACAACACCTCTTGGATATACTCTGAACCTTAAGAATAACAAACTGTCCTGCTGGCCTATACCACTTCTTGCATCTATTCTGAAGCTTAGGAATGGCAAATTGTCCTTGGGAAGCATTCGTAACTTGTACAAAAGTGTGAAGAATCTGGATCCATCGTGGTTCATAGAATCATCGAACAAATCCTTGCTGAATCCCAAGGTGGCTCCTTATTTTGGTTGTGAGAGAAATCCACTATCAAATTCAAGTCAAGATGACACCGCCAAATATTGGTATGGCCTtggagaaatgaaaaatgagaagGGTCGTATCATCTGTGAAAAGAGAATGATTTCAAAGAAACAGGATATGGTACAACAGCCCAAAGATATCAAAATGTTGGACCCAAGATcttcagatagaaaaaaaagtgatgGTGTGGGATTTATGAAGAGACCTTGTCTATTTGTTGTGTGGGATGATCTGAAATTGTCACCATTGACATCTACCAGTCTTCCAATTTCATTTAGTGGTTCGGATAATCTCCTGTCTACTGATTTGGAGGAACATCTGCTGAAAATCAATAAGGCAAAG GCAATAAACCTGTTGAGGGCTTCTTTGACCTCTGACAAAGGTGCTTTTACTCGGAGCCTATCCTGCCTATTGTGGAAGTGGAGACTCCAAAGATTCATTCCATTATGGGGTTGGTTGAGAAACAAGAGAAACAAAAAgcgagagaaaagaaaaagacaaaaaagtgAGAAATATATCAagttattaaatgaaaagaaagagaaagagaaaaagaaacaagaaataagtGCCGCAGAAActaaaaagaagaaggaagagattaacaataataattcagTGCAGAAGCCAAAGGAAGAAGTCAAAGCCTAA
- the LOC106754870 gene encoding uncharacterized protein LOC106754870 isoform X2 — MSSNEEVKIPLKYWVDDKRNRVIVAEASGDFVDVLFSFLSLPLGTIIRLLDTLDHVERVNTSEKQGPDNGSEQQEGGVNGSEQLEARSEQQEGRQNTSEQQQRRDNTSKQQEGTGGINKLCQSFKDRLRLRNRSEQQARLGCINELYKSVHSLETDVFRNKICQKMLHSPRNPLESSCQRLKVKVDDSEPTQYFMCHNCAKKGSNLLVSSYCGVKCDCDSLMRKEIELLEETAGDDGVFVKGKAMFFIYDNLTVRRSSPSEFIKPGQKKLKEYKEDFLDREKILKILKQALTSKTPLSDVLLGNTTSKRSVSFSRVIGSIHSKHYLEIKVMVSKSKNKIEFVEADGDFVDFLASFLTTPLGYTLNLKNNKLSCWPIPLLASILKLRNGKLSLGSIRNLYKSVKNLDPSWFIESSNKSLLNPKVAPYFGCERNPLSNSSQDDTAKYWYGLGEMKNEKGRIICEKRMISKKQDMVQQPKDIKMLDPRSSDRKKSDGVGFMKRPCLFVVWDDLKLSPLTSTSLPISFSGSDNLLSTDLEEHLLKINKAKAINLLRASLTSDKGAFTRSLSCLLWKWRLQRFIPLWGWLRNKRNKKREKRKRQKSEKYIKLLNEKKEKEKKKQEISAAETKKKKEEINNNNSVQKPKEEVKA, encoded by the exons ATGTCTTCCAACGAAGAGGTAAAAATCCCTTTGAAATATTGGGTGGACGATAAAAGAAATCGTGTGATTGTAGCAGAAGCAAGTGGGGACTTCGTAGATGTTCTCTTCAGTTTCCTTAGCCTTCCATTGGGAACTATCATCCGCCTTTTGGACACCTTGGACCATGTAGAGCGTGTGAACACCTCTGAAAAACAGGGGCCTGACAACGGCTCTGAACAACAAGAAG GGGGCGTCAACGGCTCTGAGCAACTAGAAGCTCGCTCTGAACAACAAGAAGGACGTCAGAACACCTCTGAACAACAACAAAGGCGTGACAACACCTCTAAACAACAAGAAGGAACTGGTGGCATCAATAAGTTGTGCCAGAGTTTTAAGGATCGGTTGAGGCTTCGCAACAGATCTGAACAACAAGCACGACTTGGTTGCATCAACGAGCTGTACAAGAGTGTTCATAGTTTGGAGACTGATGTTTTCAGGAACAAGATCTGCCAGAAAATGTTGCATTCTCCGCGCAACCCCTTAGAGAGCTCTTGCCAGAGGCTAAAAGTGAAAGTGGATGATTCAGAACCCACACAGTATTTCATGTGTCATAACTGTGCAAAAAAAGGAAGTAATTTGTTGGTGAGTTCGTATTGTGGTGTAAAGTGCGACTGCGACTCATTGATGAGGAAAGAAATAGAACTGCTAGAAGAGACTGCTGGTGACGATGGCGTTTTTGTTAAAGGAAAGGCTATGTTCTTCATCTATGATAACTTGACAGTACGCCGAAGCTCTCCAAGTGAATTCATTAAACCTGGAcagaaaaaactaaaagaatataaagaagACTTTCTTGACAGAGAAAAG ATACTTAAGATACTGAAGCAAGCATTAACCTCCAAAACCCCTCTTAGTGATGTATTATTGGGAAACACAACATCCAAGCGATCGGTCTCTTTCTCACGAGTTATTGGCtcaattcattccaaacatTATTTAGAAATCAAGGTAATGGTGAGTAAATCAAAAAACAAGATTGAATTTGTTGAAGCAGATGGGGATTTTGTCGATTTTCTGGCCAGCTTCCTCACAACACCTCTTGGATATACTCTGAACCTTAAGAATAACAAACTGTCCTGCTGGCCTATACCACTTCTTGCATCTATTCTGAAGCTTAGGAATGGCAAATTGTCCTTGGGAAGCATTCGTAACTTGTACAAAAGTGTGAAGAATCTGGATCCATCGTGGTTCATAGAATCATCGAACAAATCCTTGCTGAATCCCAAGGTGGCTCCTTATTTTGGTTGTGAGAGAAATCCACTATCAAATTCAAGTCAAGATGACACCGCCAAATATTGGTATGGCCTtggagaaatgaaaaatgagaagGGTCGTATCATCTGTGAAAAGAGAATGATTTCAAAGAAACAGGATATGGTACAACAGCCCAAAGATATCAAAATGTTGGACCCAAGATcttcagatagaaaaaaaagtgatgGTGTGGGATTTATGAAGAGACCTTGTCTATTTGTTGTGTGGGATGATCTGAAATTGTCACCATTGACATCTACCAGTCTTCCAATTTCATTTAGTGGTTCGGATAATCTCCTGTCTACTGATTTGGAGGAACATCTGCTGAAAATCAATAAGGCAAAG GCAATAAACCTGTTGAGGGCTTCTTTGACCTCTGACAAAGGTGCTTTTACTCGGAGCCTATCCTGCCTATTGTGGAAGTGGAGACTCCAAAGATTCATTCCATTATGGGGTTGGTTGAGAAACAAGAGAAACAAAAAgcgagagaaaagaaaaagacaaaaaagtgAGAAATATATCAagttattaaatgaaaagaaagagaaagagaaaaagaaacaagaaataagtGCCGCAGAAActaaaaagaagaaggaagagattaacaataataattcagTGCAGAAGCCAAAGGAAGAAGTCAAAGCCTAA